Genomic DNA from Peribacillus sp. FSL H8-0477:
GCATATAACCGCTTGCCAATCTCCCGAGATACCCACTAACGTCAAAATCCTTGAAGAAGGAACTTGGAAGATAAAGTTTGGATACTATTACGACTTGGTTCTTCAAAAAATGCAGTACTAACAGCCATTTCTATTTATGTTTGAGTTTAAGAGACTTAATCGCTGCTTCTGTTGCCTCAGCGATCAGCTTGTCGTTATACTCAGCCTCTTTCTCATCACGACTGGAAAGGACAGCTAGAACAATCGGGTCTCCTTTTGCTGGCCAGATAATCGCAATATCATTTCTCGTACCATATGATCCTGCCCCAGTCTTATCCGCCACTACCCACCCTTTCGGCACTCCAGCACGAATGAGCGCATCTCCAGTCGTGTTTCGCTTCATCCAATCTAGTAGAAGTTCCCGTTTCTCCGTTGATAGGGTATCTCCCAACGTATAAGCTTGAAGACTAGCAGCAAGGGCTCTTGCTGTACTCGTATCATGCGTTTCACCAGGATTCACTTCATTTAAATCCGGCTCATATCGCACAGGGTTCGTCACCGTATCGCCTATTCCCTCCAAGGCATTCTTAAATCCGCTCGGTCCCCCTATTTGTTTAAGAATAAGATTGCCTGCTGTATTGTCACTGTATCGAAGAGAAGCATCAGAAAGCTCCTTCAGCGTCATTCCCGTATCCACATGCTTTTCTGTAATGGGATTATAATTCACTAGATCCTCACGCGTATACCTAATTCGTTGATTTAAGTCTTCAATTGAATTCTGTTGTAAAAGGGCTCCAACAGCCAGCGCCTTATGTGTAGAAGTATAAGCAAATCGTTCATCTGGATGATAGACTACGGTACGGTTTGTCCCAGTATCCAATGCAAAGACACCCAGTTTAGCATCATACTTTTCTTCCAGCTTCGCAAACTTACTTTCTGGTTTTTGCGGTTTAGGATCGTGATGGTCTGAAAAACCCGTAAGCGCGGCACAAGAAAGAAACAGGACAGGCAATACATTTCTAAATGATAATTTCATACTTCCACCCCTTGCTTAAAGATTTTATAGCCACGTACATTGTTTGCAATAATTAGTCTTTTAGATTCTAGCATAAACACATATCTTATTCTTCGTCCGTTCGTACCACTAATATGTTGTCAGGAAATGAATAATATAGCCCACAAACCCAATTGATAAAACACTGGAAAAAATAACATATCTATTTCGTACAGATTTCTGTGAAGATTGATAGAGTAATTTTACCGTAAAAGTAGAAGCTAGGATAGAAAAAAGGGGCGCATAGACAAACACTAACAGAACAAAAGAAGCTCCTCCCGCCATATCTTCAACGTCAGTAAAGGACCATACTGTTACAAACCAGAGAAACCACCAGTTAAAAAAAGTAGCCAAACTAAAAAGTACGTTTTTCACCATTTTGGATCCCCCTCGACTATCATAAAAATGTTAAAGCCTATACGAATCTTCATATTTCAACCAAAACCTAATAGTCGAAAATTTATACGCTGATCAGATTTAATGAGCTGTAATTCTATCCAATATTCTAATCAAAAATTGAAATACCCCATCAAAATCCTGTATTTCTGCTTCGAGTCCTATGTAACCTCTGTTTCTTTGTGTGATAAATCGATACATCTCAGCTTAACCCTTTAACTTTTTCTGAAGCAGTATGGATCATGTATTGTAAATTCTTTACCTCTTATATTGTAAGGGCCATGTCTGCAGGCTCTTTCGCAAGCATATATCCTGTTTCCCACAATTTCGCATCTGTATGGCTTTTAAAATGACGAAAATCAATATTGAATCTCTTTAATGGACTCAGTTAAACCGTCTAGTTCTCTTAATGCTTTGTTTAACCGATATTTGCCTTGTCCTTTATGTCGTTTGGTAGGTTGACTGTCTTGGGTTTCTGCTGTCTTTGGCATCGTTTAACTCCTATTCTATTAAGGATTTTCACTATGGGTGACATCTATTCTAATCACTGAATCTTCAGTATTAAGAAATTTAAACTTAATCTTTCCTGTTTGAAATTCAGTTTCACCACCGTTTTTTATTACCTTGCCTAAATGTATATCAAGGATATCTTCTCTAGTTTTAATGGGAATGTCTTGGTTAAAGACAGATGTAAAGAAAGCTAAAGCTATAGTTTTAAATTCATTAATTTCTTCATCTTCTGTTAAATTCAATCCAGCTAAAAGTAGCTTAGAGAATTTTCTTGAATTGGGAGCTAGTGTACCACTCATTACTGTTTTATCGGTTGGGTAAACCATTGCTTTGTAGGAACCACTCTTAACATCTCCAAAAGTAATAGAGTGGTCAATATTTAAATCTTTGAAATATTTATTATAGCGGTATTCTAACACTGTGGGGTCTAGGGAGTTATCTATGATGTGGGTTTTTGCAATTGCTTTGTCGGATTGTTCCTTGTATTTTTGTCTAGCTTTCTCTTTTTCTTGTTCGGCTTTTACGATTTCTTGTTCTTTTTCTTTCGCTTTTTCATATCTTTCACTGTTAGCCGAATCTTCAATAAATGTGCTTCCGATAATAAAAAATAGTCCCAAAGCTATAACAGCAATGGCACCCCACTTTAATTTTCCCTGCATAGATATTAATCTCCTATCCTATAAAGTATAATATTAGCTGGATAATCTTATTCCTGGACCCTTGTTCTTTATGTCGTTTGATAGGTTGACTACTTTTGGTATCGACTGGATTTGGCATCATTTAACTCCTACTCCATTAAAGATTGTTAACATTAACAGCGTCTAACCTAACTAATGAATCTTTATCACAATCTAAAGTGTACTTAATATCTCCAATTTGAAATTCAGTTTCACCACCATTTTTTATTATATTACCTAAATCCATCTTTCTAAGAAGAATCTCTTCTCTGGTTTTAATGGGAATGTCTTGGTCAGCTACGGATGTGAAGAAAGCCGAAGCTATGTCTTTAAATTCGTCGATATCTTTATCGGTTGTTAAATCAAATCCAGCTAAATATAGTTTTGTGAACTGTCTTGAATTAGGAGATAGTGTACCGCCCATCACTATTTTATCATTTGGGTACACCATCGCATCAGAGGAGTTGTCTCCAAAAGAAATAGAATGTTCAATCTTTAAACCTTTTAAATATTTATTATAGCGATATGCTAATGTTGTGGGGTCAAGGGAGTCGTCTATGATGTGGGTTTTTGCAATTGCTTGGTCGGCTTTTTCCTTGTATTTTTGTCTAGCTTTCTCTTTTTCTTGTTCGGCTTTTACGATTTCTTGTTCTTTTTCTTTCGCTTTTTCATATCTTTCACTGTTAGCCGAATCTTCAATAAATGTGCTTCCGATAATAAAAAATAGTCCCAAAGCTATAATAGCGATGGCACCCCACTTTAATTTTCCCTGCATAGATATTAAGCTCCTATCCTATAAAGTATAATATTAGCTGGATTATCTTATTCCCAGAATTGTTTGGTAAGTACGATAGGTCATATTTAAACCTTGATCCTAATAGTTCCCCACAACATCTCCCTGTGTTCTATTTCCTAACAGAAACACTCTATTTGATGTCATCCTCAAGTCTATGAAATTAGTGTTTCTC
This window encodes:
- the bla gene encoding class A beta-lactamase produces the protein MKLSFRNVLPVLFLSCAALTGFSDHHDPKPQKPESKFAKLEEKYDAKLGVFALDTGTNRTVVYHPDERFAYTSTHKALAVGALLQQNSIEDLNQRIRYTREDLVNYNPITEKHVDTGMTLKELSDASLRYSDNTAGNLILKQIGGPSGFKNALEGIGDTVTNPVRYEPDLNEVNPGETHDTSTARALAASLQAYTLGDTLSTEKRELLLDWMKRNTTGDALIRAGVPKGWVVADKTGAGSYGTRNDIAIIWPAKGDPIVLAVLSSRDEKEAEYNDKLIAEATEAAIKSLKLKHK